A genomic region of Mycobacterium sp. Aquia_213 contains the following coding sequences:
- a CDS encoding ABC transporter substrate-binding protein, which produces MRQGWNRRGFLQLAGAAAAAAAAGVSAGCSDPKPTTPSAPGGDGVTITHLFGQTVIKAPPKRVVSAGYTEQDDLLALGVVPIAVTNWFGDQPFAVWPWAQPKLGGAQPVVLNLDNGIPVDQISGLKPDLIVAINAGLDADTYQKLSAIAPTIAQSDGDAFFEPWKDQATAIGQAVFQADQMKTLIDGVDKQFVAVAQNHPQWKTKRALLMQGSLFRGSVVATAAGWRTDFLNQMGFVIADSIKSFVSDHRAVIPRDQIKTVLDSADVVIWTTQSPDEQKALLADPEVAGSQATAQNRHVFTTKDQAGAIAFASPLSYPMVADQLPPMIGKVLG; this is translated from the coding sequence ATGCGACAGGGATGGAATCGGCGGGGGTTCTTGCAGCTCGCCGGTGCCGCTGCGGCCGCCGCGGCAGCCGGGGTGTCGGCGGGGTGTTCGGACCCCAAACCGACGACTCCGAGCGCCCCGGGCGGCGACGGCGTGACGATCACCCATCTCTTCGGTCAGACCGTCATCAAGGCGCCACCCAAGCGCGTGGTCAGCGCCGGCTACACCGAGCAAGACGACCTGCTCGCGCTCGGCGTCGTGCCGATCGCGGTGACCAACTGGTTCGGTGACCAGCCGTTCGCGGTGTGGCCGTGGGCCCAGCCCAAGCTCGGCGGCGCGCAACCCGTGGTGTTGAACCTGGACAACGGAATTCCCGTCGATCAGATCTCCGGCCTGAAGCCTGATTTGATCGTCGCGATCAACGCCGGCCTAGACGCCGACACCTACCAGAAGCTGTCCGCGATCGCCCCGACCATCGCGCAGTCCGACGGCGACGCCTTCTTCGAGCCGTGGAAAGACCAGGCCACCGCGATCGGGCAAGCGGTCTTCCAGGCCGACCAGATGAAGACGCTGATCGATGGCGTCGACAAGCAGTTCGTCGCCGTCGCCCAGAATCACCCACAGTGGAAGACCAAGCGGGCATTGCTGATGCAGGGCAGCCTGTTTCGGGGCAGCGTGGTCGCCACCGCGGCGGGCTGGCGGACCGACTTCCTCAACCAGATGGGTTTCGTCATCGCCGACAGCATCAAGTCTTTCGTCAGCGATCACCGCGCCGTCATCCCGCGCGATCAGATCAAAACGGTGCTCGATTCCGCCGACGTGGTGATCTGGACGACCCAGAGTCCCGACGAGCAGAAGGCGCTGCTGGCCGATCCCGAGGTAGCGGGATCGCAGGCGACCGCGCAGAACCGCCACGTCTTCACCACCAAGGACCAGGCCGGTGCGATCGCATTCGCGTCGCCGCTGAGCTACCCGATGGTCGCCGATCAACTGCCCCCGATGATCGGCAAGGTCCTCGGTTAG
- a CDS encoding DNA polymerase domain-containing protein produces MNPMAGPVSLEVAGHRVEITHPDKVVFEGRGETGPYTKLDLVRYYLSVADGALRGVAGRPMILKRFVKGIAEEAVFQKRAPTKRPDWVDVAELHYARGTSAAEAVIHDAAGLAWAINLGCVDLNPHPVLATDLDHPDELRVDLDPMPGVDWQGIVDVALVAREVLEDYGLVGWPKTSGSRGFHIYARIAPRWEFRQVRLAAQTVAREVERRVPDAATSRWWKEEREGVFVDFNQNAKDRTVASAYSVRATVDARVSTPLHWDEVADCRPETFTIATVPERFADIGDPWAGMDDAVGELDRLLMLAEEMGPPERAPRGAGKSPDGRRQSSMPLIEIARTKTKDEAMAALDTWRDRYPAVAERLQPADVLVDGMRGPSSIWYRIRINLQHVPADQRPPQEELIADYSPWAGYTPPASRG; encoded by the coding sequence ATGAACCCCATGGCCGGTCCGGTGTCATTGGAGGTTGCCGGGCACCGCGTCGAGATCACGCACCCGGACAAAGTCGTGTTCGAAGGCCGTGGTGAAACGGGGCCTTACACCAAGCTCGACCTGGTCCGCTACTACCTCTCGGTCGCCGACGGAGCGTTGCGGGGGGTGGCCGGCCGGCCGATGATCCTGAAGCGCTTCGTCAAGGGCATCGCCGAAGAGGCGGTGTTCCAAAAGCGCGCGCCGACGAAACGGCCGGACTGGGTCGACGTTGCCGAACTCCACTACGCGCGGGGCACGTCCGCCGCGGAGGCCGTGATCCATGACGCTGCCGGGCTGGCGTGGGCGATCAACTTGGGCTGCGTGGATCTCAACCCCCATCCGGTGCTCGCGACCGATCTCGATCACCCCGACGAGCTGCGGGTCGATCTGGACCCGATGCCCGGGGTCGACTGGCAGGGGATCGTCGACGTGGCATTGGTGGCCCGCGAGGTGCTGGAGGACTACGGGCTCGTCGGGTGGCCGAAGACGTCCGGGTCGCGGGGCTTTCACATCTACGCCCGCATCGCCCCGCGCTGGGAGTTCCGTCAGGTCCGGCTGGCCGCCCAGACCGTGGCCCGTGAGGTCGAGCGGCGGGTGCCCGACGCGGCGACCAGCCGCTGGTGGAAGGAAGAGCGCGAGGGCGTTTTCGTCGACTTCAACCAGAACGCGAAGGACCGCACGGTCGCGTCGGCCTACTCGGTGCGGGCCACCGTCGATGCCCGGGTGTCGACGCCGCTGCACTGGGACGAGGTCGCCGACTGCCGGCCGGAGACGTTCACGATCGCCACCGTTCCCGAGCGGTTCGCCGATATCGGCGACCCGTGGGCGGGGATGGACGACGCGGTCGGCGAGCTGGACCGGCTGCTGATGCTGGCCGAGGAAATGGGACCCCCGGAGCGGGCGCCCCGCGGCGCGGGAAAGAGTCCCGACGGCCGGCGCCAGTCCTCGATGCCGCTGATCGAGATCGCCCGGACCAAGACCAAGGACGAGGCGATGGCCGCGCTGGATACCTGGCGCGATCGCTACCCCGCCGTCGCCGAGCGGTTGCAGCCGGCCGACGTGCTGGTCGATGGCATGCGCGGGCCGAGTTCGATTTGGTACCGGATCCGGATCAACCTGCAGCACGTTCCGGCCGACCAGCGCCCACCGCAGGAGGAGCTGATTGCCGACTACAGCCCCTGGGCGGGATACACACCGCCGGCCTCCCGGGGCTGA
- a CDS encoding 5-oxoprolinase subunit B family protein, protein MSVTDLPTDVPTELIGNVVLDYGDQALLVQCGSTAEVLAWADALRAAALPGVLDIVPAARTVLVKLDGPRYQGVIRQRLRKLRVTADTAAPAQRIADVVIDVVYDGPDLAEVAGHTGLTTAQVINAHTATLWRVGFSGFAPGFAYLVDGDPRLRVPRHAEPRTAVPAGSVALAGEFSAIYPRQSPGGWQLIGHTDAVLWDLARSDPALLTQGMWVQFRAV, encoded by the coding sequence ATGAGTGTGACGGATCTCCCCACGGACGTGCCGACCGAGTTGATCGGCAACGTCGTTCTGGACTACGGCGACCAGGCGCTGTTGGTGCAATGTGGCAGCACCGCGGAGGTATTGGCATGGGCGGACGCGTTGCGTGCGGCGGCGCTGCCCGGGGTGCTCGACATCGTTCCCGCCGCCCGAACGGTGCTGGTCAAACTCGACGGCCCGCGCTATCAGGGAGTCATCCGTCAGCGACTGCGGAAACTGCGGGTAACCGCGGATACGGCCGCCCCGGCGCAGCGCATCGCCGACGTGGTGATCGACGTCGTCTACGACGGTCCGGACCTCGCCGAGGTCGCCGGCCACACCGGGCTGACGACAGCACAGGTCATCAACGCTCACACCGCCACGTTGTGGCGAGTCGGATTCAGTGGATTCGCACCAGGTTTCGCGTACCTGGTCGACGGCGACCCCCGGCTGCGGGTGCCGCGCCACGCCGAGCCGCGCACCGCGGTACCGGCGGGATCGGTCGCACTGGCGGGCGAGTTCAGCGCGATCTATCCACGCCAATCCCCCGGCGGCTGGCAACTCATCGGTCACACCGACGCAGTCCTGTGGGACCTGGCGCGATCCGATCCGGCGTTGCTGACGCAGGGCATGTGGGTTCAATTCCGCGCCGTGTAA